A single window of Chlamydia ibidis 10-1398/6 DNA harbors:
- the metG gene encoding methionine--tRNA ligase: protein MVVSRVLITSALPYANGPLHFGHIAGAYLPADVYARFRRLLGDDVLYICGSDEYGIAITLNAERAGMGYQEYVDMYHKIHKDTFQRLGISVDFFSRTTNPFHKAVVQDFYKHLKSKGLIENHVAKQLYSEEDKRFLADRYVEGTCPKCNFDRARGDECQKCGADYDAVDLIKPRSKLSGSSLVLRDTEHAYLHLERMIDPLLDFAHQCSLRDHVRNFVVDYIKNLRPRAITRDLSWGVPVPDIPGKVFYVWFDAPIGYISGTMDWAASRGVPDAWKAFWLDNETEYVQFIGKDNVPFHAAIFPAMTLGQNINYKIVDSLVSSEFYLLEGFQFSKSEGNYVDMDSFLDTYSLDKLRYVLAATAPETSDSEFSFSDFKTRCNSELVGKFGNFINRVLAFAQKNGIHHLSYHCQHLNNVDKRLFASAREIVENIYKNYSQYSLRKACASIMELAALGNVYVNDQAPWKVLKSGDLSRVETILFCTCYVQKLLALISYPILPDSACEIWHMLNPKSLDLDQIDRDKHKIKNLWHDNYLDYTNESFSLSAPSLLFTIVD, encoded by the coding sequence ATAGTGGTTTCCCGTGTTTTGATTACCTCTGCTTTGCCTTATGCCAACGGCCCCTTACATTTCGGCCATATTGCAGGAGCTTATTTGCCTGCAGACGTATATGCTAGATTTCGTCGACTGTTGGGTGATGATGTTCTCTATATCTGTGGATCTGATGAGTATGGTATAGCCATTACTTTGAATGCAGAACGTGCGGGTATGGGATATCAAGAGTATGTTGATATGTATCACAAAATACATAAGGATACATTTCAGCGTTTAGGCATTTCGGTGGATTTTTTCTCACGCACCACTAATCCTTTTCATAAAGCTGTTGTTCAAGACTTTTATAAACATCTTAAATCAAAAGGACTTATAGAGAACCACGTTGCAAAACAACTCTATTCAGAAGAAGATAAACGTTTTTTGGCTGATCGTTATGTTGAAGGTACGTGTCCTAAGTGTAATTTTGATAGAGCTAGAGGAGATGAATGCCAAAAATGTGGAGCAGATTATGATGCTGTTGATTTAATCAAGCCGCGTTCAAAATTATCGGGATCTTCTTTAGTTTTGCGAGATACCGAGCATGCCTATCTTCATCTTGAGAGAATGATCGACCCTCTATTAGATTTTGCTCATCAGTGCTCTCTGCGAGATCATGTAAGGAATTTTGTGGTTGATTATATAAAAAATCTTCGTCCTCGTGCAATTACTCGTGATTTATCTTGGGGAGTTCCTGTTCCAGATATTCCTGGTAAAGTTTTCTATGTTTGGTTTGATGCTCCTATTGGTTATATTAGTGGAACTATGGACTGGGCGGCATCCAGGGGCGTTCCTGATGCATGGAAAGCTTTTTGGCTGGATAATGAAACTGAGTATGTCCAATTCATAGGTAAGGATAATGTTCCTTTTCACGCCGCTATTTTCCCTGCGATGACTCTGGGACAGAATATTAACTATAAGATTGTCGATTCCCTAGTTTCTTCAGAATTTTACTTGCTAGAGGGATTCCAGTTTAGTAAATCTGAAGGTAATTACGTAGACATGGATAGTTTCTTGGATACCTATTCCCTAGACAAACTACGTTACGTGCTTGCTGCTACAGCTCCTGAGACGTCAGATAGTGAGTTTAGTTTCTCGGATTTTAAGACTCGCTGTAATTCCGAGCTGGTAGGGAAATTTGGTAATTTTATAAACCGAGTTTTAGCATTTGCACAGAAAAATGGAATACATCATCTCAGCTATCATTGCCAACACTTGAACAATGTTGACAAGCGATTATTTGCATCTGCAAGAGAGATAGTCGAGAATATTTATAAAAATTATAGTCAGTATAGTTTACGCAAAGCTTGCGCTTCTATCATGGAGTTAGCTGCTTTAGGGAACGTTTATGTTAATGATCAAGCTCCCTGGAAGGTGTTAAAATCAGGAGACCTGTCTCGTGTAGAGACCATACTATTTTGTACTTGTTATGTACAAAAGTTACTAGCCTTAATTTCATACCCTATACTTCCTGATTCTGCTTGTGAGATATGGCATATGCTTAATCCTAAATCTTTAGATCTTGATCAGATAGATAGGGATAAGCATAAAATCAAAAATCTTTGGCACGATAACTATCTGGATTATACTAACGAATCGTTTTCGTTATCAGCCCCCTCCTTATTGTTTACTATAGTAGATTAG
- the gmk gene encoding guanylate kinase: protein MKKHVLSPFSPDMPVCAPRLFTISAPAGTGKTTLVRMLEREYPNSFQKTLSLTTRSPRIGEVSGIDYLFVSQEQFRRSLDQEDFLEWVFLFGEYYGTSRSEIQKIWESGKHAVAVIDVQGALAIRKSISAVSIFISPPSLEELERRLDVRGSEQYEQRKERLQHSLVEQTSSHEFDYCLVNDDLDLTYQALKSIFIAEEHRNVL, encoded by the coding sequence ATGAAAAAGCACGTGCTATCCCCTTTTTCCCCAGACATGCCGGTATGTGCGCCTAGGTTGTTTACTATCAGCGCTCCTGCAGGCACTGGTAAAACTACTCTAGTGCGTATGTTGGAAAGGGAGTATCCTAACTCTTTTCAGAAAACTCTTTCGTTAACCACTAGATCTCCTAGAATTGGAGAAGTTTCTGGTATCGATTATCTCTTTGTTTCGCAAGAGCAGTTTAGACGCTCATTGGATCAAGAAGATTTTTTGGAATGGGTTTTTTTATTTGGCGAGTATTATGGGACAAGTCGATCTGAAATTCAAAAAATTTGGGAATCTGGTAAACATGCTGTAGCAGTCATTGATGTGCAAGGAGCCTTGGCTATCAGGAAATCCATAAGTGCTGTTTCTATTTTTATTTCCCCTCCTTCTTTGGAAGAACTAGAACGAAGATTAGATGTGCGAGGGTCCGAACAATACGAACAAAGAAAAGAGCGTTTGCAGCACAGCCTGGTTGAGCAAACCTCGTCGCATGAATTTGATTATTGTCTTGTAAACGACGATTTGGATCTCACGTACCAGGCTTTAAAAAGTATTTTTATAGCAGAAGAACATAGGAACGTATTATGA
- a CDS encoding DMT family transporter produces MFLGNTQAGQNRNTTVGIFYSLVACLYWGIVFVIPDLLSSFQELDIVLARYSVFGLFSLTPLLWKRENIFKNISSKIWRKSLLWAFLINIIYYLGIALAIRYSGGSVTIIIAGLAPIAILFHANFRKKTVSNSYLAFISLIIFFGVVLTNISGFQAATESNLLQYCFGLFCVTFSTLIWVGYIVCNHSFLDTNPDVSPETWCKMLGISSLVLCLPLIIVLDTLGITSVAKNIIVHTPSHERFLFVILCAIMGIFSSSKAITAWNKASLHLSPALLGALLIFEPIFGLTLSYLYKKTLPTIQESLGIFLMLGGSLSCLILFGRKNIHNLEEKKETSTSLEQP; encoded by the coding sequence ATGTTTCTAGGCAATACTCAAGCAGGACAAAATCGCAACACAACTGTAGGCATTTTCTATAGCCTTGTGGCATGTCTATATTGGGGAATCGTTTTTGTTATTCCAGATCTGTTAAGTTCTTTTCAGGAACTTGATATCGTCCTTGCTCGATATAGCGTTTTTGGCCTTTTCTCCCTAACTCCCTTACTTTGGAAACGTGAGAATATCTTTAAAAATATTTCTTCTAAAATTTGGAGAAAAAGTCTGCTTTGGGCCTTTCTTATCAATATTATTTACTACCTAGGGATTGCGCTAGCTATTCGTTATTCTGGAGGGTCTGTTACCATTATCATAGCGGGACTTGCACCCATAGCAATTTTATTCCACGCCAACTTTAGAAAAAAAACCGTCTCTAATTCATATCTTGCGTTTATTAGTCTGATCATTTTCTTCGGCGTAGTTCTGACAAATATTTCTGGGTTTCAAGCGGCTACAGAATCTAATCTTTTGCAATACTGTTTTGGTCTATTTTGTGTAACTTTTTCTACGTTAATCTGGGTAGGCTATATTGTATGCAACCATTCCTTCTTAGACACTAACCCTGATGTTTCTCCTGAAACTTGGTGCAAAATGCTCGGGATCAGCTCACTAGTTTTATGCCTTCCACTCATTATCGTCCTTGATACCCTAGGCATCACTAGCGTAGCAAAAAATATTATTGTCCATACACCATCCCATGAACGCTTTCTTTTCGTTATTCTCTGTGCAATAATGGGCATTTTCTCTTCTTCTAAAGCAATCACTGCCTGGAATAAAGCTAGTCTCCATCTGTCTCCCGCTCTTCTTGGAGCCTTACTAATATTTGAGCCTATATTTGGGCTTACCCTGTCCTATTTATATAAAAAGACACTTCCAACTATTCAAGAAAGCTTAGGTATTTTTCTTATGTTAGGTGGTAGTTTGTCATGTTTAATCTTATTCGGTAGGAAAAATATTCATAATTTGGAAGAAAAAAAAGAAACCTCGACCTCCTTGGAGCAGCCATAA
- a CDS encoding BPL-N domain-containing protein, with product MSRLKIYVYSDTGVSSYYLRHVVRWLRLSIPSDSNLEVTTIDANFLLYDLYWENLAALLVIPGGADRPYYEKLHGLGTARIDNYVREGGSYLGICAGAYFAASSLRFLEPNSKMYVDGRDLGFFPGCAVGPAYLEPAFSYTEPTGVRVAMLNFPNIQAHGYALFNGGCYFESARDYPEVCIEAYYLDLPDHPAAIISRRVGRGVVTLSGVHIEYLPHLCHKKDYNILQTREILEKNDQVLNRFRKELFSYLLKLECPSI from the coding sequence GTGTCTAGATTAAAGATATATGTCTATAGCGATACTGGGGTCTCCTCGTATTATTTGCGTCATGTTGTTCGATGGTTGAGGCTGAGTATTCCTTCCGATAGTAATCTGGAAGTTACTACCATTGATGCAAATTTCCTTCTTTATGATTTGTATTGGGAGAATTTAGCAGCTCTTTTAGTGATTCCTGGGGGAGCAGATCGCCCTTATTATGAAAAGCTACATGGTTTAGGAACAGCAAGGATCGATAACTATGTTCGCGAAGGAGGAAGTTATTTGGGTATCTGTGCTGGCGCCTACTTTGCTGCGAGTTCTTTACGTTTCCTAGAACCTAATTCTAAAATGTATGTAGATGGTAGGGATTTAGGATTTTTCCCTGGCTGTGCTGTGGGGCCCGCTTATTTGGAGCCTGCGTTTTCTTATACTGAGCCAACTGGAGTGCGGGTTGCAATGTTAAATTTTCCTAATATTCAAGCGCATGGGTATGCTTTATTTAATGGAGGCTGTTATTTTGAGAGTGCTAGGGATTACCCAGAAGTATGTATAGAAGCATACTATTTAGATCTACCTGATCATCCAGCAGCTATAATATCTAGGAGGGTTGGTAGGGGAGTCGTTACTTTATCAGGAGTGCATATAGAGTATCTTCCTCACTTATGTCATAAGAAAGATTACAACATACTTCAAACTAGAGAGATATTGGAGAAGAATGATCAGGTTTTAAATAGGTTTAGAAAAGAGCTTTTTTCATATTTGCTAAAATTGGAGTGTCCCAGCATATAG
- the rplS gene encoding 50S ribosomal protein L19, with product MGNLIQELQNEQCRSDLTDFNVGDTIRVATKISEGGKERIQVFQGTVMARRGGGAGETISLHRVAYGEGMEKSFLLNSPKIVNIEVVKRGKVARARLYYLRGKTGKAAKVKEYIGARPAKK from the coding sequence ATGGGGAACTTAATCCAGGAATTACAAAACGAACAATGTAGATCTGATCTTACAGACTTTAACGTTGGAGATACTATTCGTGTTGCTACGAAAATTTCAGAAGGTGGTAAGGAGCGTATACAAGTCTTTCAGGGTACTGTAATGGCACGTAGAGGAGGAGGGGCTGGAGAAACCATCTCTTTACATCGAGTTGCTTACGGTGAAGGTATGGAGAAAAGCTTTTTACTCAATAGTCCTAAAATTGTGAATATTGAAGTGGTAAAACGCGGTAAAGTGGCTCGTGCTCGTCTTTACTATCTCAGAGGGAAAACAGGAAAAGCTGCTAAGGTTAAGGAATATATCGGAGCAAGACCTGCTAAGAAATAA
- the recD2 gene encoding SF1B family DNA helicase RecD2: MQRISGILGTVLSTNQESEESVIEFVTPYNKATVTVLGKIPKNALQRKELISLYGVWWNHPTYGESFKVFICDPQAAPHNQGIINYLSSKLVKGIGVKTTTKILKEFGECTADILDYSPEKLDSIPGISKARCTNICSQLNEQKSLRTTLLFLQQYDIPIHYGIRIHRKYQDHSIMKILQDPFILARDVDGIGFKTADLIAIQLRTPLNSPNRIGAGILHSLKELQEEGHTCYALDPLVLIVHDLLNQDTPELLVTREEILEQINTMIRSNLICTQNIDGITYVWTRSLFFAEKTIVSDIKRILYSTKKLRSIDEDKAISWVEENLNLDLEHIQKQAVRSSLTNKLHIITGGPGTGKSTITKAILKIYERLTHKIILAAPTGKAAKRITEITNKNAVTIHVLLQYDFSSGTFRKCQDNPIDCDLIIIDESGMMDTYLLHHLLHALPDHVVLILIGDVHQLPSIGPGNILKDLIDSQKITVSTLSKVFRQVHDSNIIINAHKVNQGDFPILYGNSGRKDFLFFQHEDPEEALKRVVSLVTEVVPKKFHIQPKDIQVLSPMKKGILGIHNLNSVLREELNSQKVRFIGKLHSYAVGDKVMQIRNNYRKRVFNGDIGYITSIDFGNKQILVKIEDRLVNFLFSELDNLILAYATSVHKYQGSESPCVIIPIHTSHYVMLYRNLLYTAITRGKKLVILVGTKKAISIAVKNNKVLHRSTGLVHALNSLEKYQIA, encoded by the coding sequence ATGCAAAGAATTTCTGGTATCTTAGGAACTGTCCTATCTACAAACCAAGAATCCGAAGAATCTGTAATAGAATTCGTGACTCCCTATAACAAGGCAACTGTAACTGTCTTAGGTAAAATCCCCAAAAATGCTCTTCAAAGGAAAGAGCTGATTAGCCTTTATGGAGTTTGGTGGAACCATCCCACTTACGGTGAATCTTTTAAGGTTTTTATTTGCGATCCACAAGCAGCACCTCATAATCAGGGTATTATAAATTATCTGTCTTCAAAACTAGTTAAGGGTATAGGAGTTAAAACAACCACAAAGATTCTTAAAGAGTTTGGAGAATGTACAGCGGATATTTTAGATTACTCTCCTGAAAAATTAGACAGTATTCCCGGGATTAGTAAAGCACGTTGCACCAATATATGTAGCCAACTCAACGAACAAAAAAGCCTTAGAACCACTTTGTTATTCCTGCAACAATATGATATCCCTATTCACTATGGAATCCGCATTCATAGAAAATATCAAGATCACTCGATCATGAAGATCTTGCAAGATCCTTTTATCCTAGCTCGTGACGTTGATGGAATAGGCTTTAAAACAGCTGATCTAATAGCAATACAGTTGAGGACCCCGTTAAACTCGCCAAACCGTATAGGCGCTGGAATTTTACACTCCTTAAAAGAGCTGCAAGAAGAGGGCCACACATGTTATGCCCTTGATCCTCTAGTACTAATTGTTCATGATCTTTTAAATCAAGATACTCCAGAACTTTTGGTAACCCGAGAGGAAATCCTAGAACAAATTAACACAATGATTAGAAGTAACTTAATCTGCACCCAGAACATAGATGGTATCACTTACGTCTGGACTAGAAGTTTATTTTTTGCAGAAAAAACCATCGTGTCTGACATAAAAAGAATTCTTTATTCTACGAAAAAACTGCGATCCATAGATGAGGATAAAGCAATTTCTTGGGTAGAAGAAAATCTTAATCTTGATCTGGAACACATTCAAAAACAGGCTGTACGTTCTAGTCTGACAAATAAGCTGCATATCATTACCGGAGGGCCAGGAACAGGTAAAAGTACCATTACAAAGGCAATCTTAAAAATTTATGAAAGGCTAACGCATAAAATTATCTTAGCTGCCCCTACGGGAAAAGCAGCAAAACGTATTACAGAAATTACTAATAAAAATGCAGTCACTATTCATGTTTTGCTACAGTATGACTTTTCTTCCGGTACATTTCGTAAATGCCAAGATAATCCAATTGACTGTGACCTTATTATTATCGATGAATCAGGAATGATGGATACTTATCTTCTTCACCACCTACTCCATGCTCTTCCGGATCATGTAGTTTTAATCCTCATAGGAGATGTTCATCAACTACCTAGTATAGGTCCAGGAAATATCTTAAAAGATCTAATTGATTCACAAAAAATAACAGTGAGTACCTTGAGCAAGGTATTTCGGCAGGTACATGATTCTAATATCATTATCAATGCCCATAAGGTAAACCAGGGAGATTTCCCTATTCTATATGGCAACTCTGGACGTAAGGATTTTTTATTTTTTCAACACGAAGATCCCGAAGAAGCATTAAAAAGGGTTGTATCTTTAGTTACAGAAGTCGTTCCTAAAAAATTCCATATTCAACCCAAAGATATTCAGGTCCTTTCTCCAATGAAAAAAGGCATTTTGGGAATACATAATTTAAACTCTGTTTTAAGAGAGGAATTAAACTCCCAAAAAGTTAGGTTTATTGGAAAGCTGCATTCTTACGCAGTTGGTGATAAAGTCATGCAAATACGTAACAACTATAGGAAAAGAGTATTCAACGGGGATATTGGATATATCACTTCTATTGATTTTGGGAATAAACAAATCTTAGTTAAAATTGAAGACAGACTCGTTAACTTCTTATTTTCTGAATTAGACAATCTTATTTTAGCCTACGCGACATCTGTGCATAAGTACCAAGGAAGCGAAAGCCCATGTGTTATCATTCCCATCCATACTTCTCACTACGTAATGCTGTACAGAAACCTTTTGTATACAGCAATCACTCGTGGAAAAAAGTTGGTCATTTTAGTTGGAACGAAAAAAGCTATTAGTATTGCAGTAAAAAATAACAAAGTCCTTCACCGATCCACCGGATTGGTACACGCTCTAAATTCTTTAGAAAAATACCAAATCGCTTAG
- the groL gene encoding chaperonin GroEL (60 kDa chaperone family; promotes refolding of misfolded polypeptides especially under stressful conditions; forms two stacked rings of heptamers to form a barrel-shaped 14mer; ends can be capped by GroES; misfolded proteins enter the barrel where they are refolded when GroES binds), with amino-acid sequence MAAKNIKYNEEARKKIHRGVKTLAEAVKVTLGPKGRHVVIDKSFGSPQVTKDGVTVAKEIELEDKHENMGAQMVKEVASKTADKAGDGTTTATVLAEAIYSEGLRNVTAGANPMDLKRGIDKAVKVVVDQLKKISKPVQHHKEIAQVATISANNDPEIGNLIAEAMEKVGKNGSITVEEAKGFETVLDVVEGMNFNRGYLSSYFSTNPETQECVLEDCLILIYDKKISGIKDFLPVLQQVAESGRPLLIIAEDIEGEALATLVVNRLRGGFRVCAVKAPGFGDRRKAMLEDIAILTGGQLISEELGMKLENTSLSMLGKAKKVIVSKEDTTIVEGLGDKTDLEARCESIKKQIEDSTSDYDKEKLQERLAKLSGGVAVIRVGAATEIEMKEKKDRVDDAQHATLAAVEEGILPGGGTALVRCIPTLEAFLPMLTNEDEQIGARIVLKALSAPLKQIAANAGKEGAIICQQVLSRSANEGYDALRDAYTDMIETGILDPTKVTRSALESAASVAGLLLTTEALIADIPEEKTASTPAMPGAGMDY; translated from the coding sequence ATGGCAGCAAAAAACATTAAATATAACGAAGAAGCTAGAAAAAAAATCCACAGAGGGGTGAAAACTCTTGCTGAAGCTGTTAAAGTAACTTTGGGGCCTAAAGGTCGTCATGTTGTTATTGACAAAAGCTTCGGATCTCCCCAAGTGACTAAAGATGGCGTAACAGTAGCCAAAGAAATTGAGCTCGAAGATAAACATGAAAACATGGGAGCTCAAATGGTAAAAGAAGTTGCCAGCAAAACAGCGGATAAAGCTGGTGATGGAACTACGACAGCAACAGTATTAGCCGAAGCTATTTACAGCGAAGGCTTAAGAAACGTAACAGCTGGCGCAAATCCTATGGATTTAAAAAGAGGTATTGATAAGGCTGTAAAAGTTGTTGTAGATCAACTAAAAAAAATTAGTAAGCCAGTTCAACACCACAAGGAAATTGCCCAAGTGGCTACCATTTCTGCAAACAACGATCCAGAAATTGGGAACCTCATTGCAGAAGCAATGGAAAAAGTAGGTAAGAACGGCTCTATCACTGTAGAAGAAGCTAAAGGCTTTGAAACAGTACTAGATGTTGTTGAAGGAATGAACTTCAATCGTGGTTATTTGTCGAGTTATTTTTCTACCAACCCCGAAACTCAAGAGTGTGTTTTAGAGGATTGTTTGATTCTTATTTATGATAAAAAGATTTCAGGAATCAAAGACTTCCTTCCAGTTCTACAGCAAGTAGCTGAATCTGGTCGTCCTTTGCTCATCATAGCTGAAGATATCGAAGGTGAAGCCTTAGCAACGTTAGTGGTCAATAGACTACGTGGAGGATTCAGAGTATGTGCAGTTAAAGCTCCTGGATTCGGTGACAGAAGAAAAGCAATGTTAGAGGATATTGCTATTTTAACTGGCGGTCAGTTGATTAGCGAAGAATTGGGGATGAAACTCGAGAATACTTCTCTATCCATGCTAGGAAAAGCTAAGAAAGTTATTGTCTCTAAAGAGGACACAACAATCGTGGAAGGCTTAGGAGATAAGACTGATCTCGAAGCTCGTTGCGAAAGCATTAAAAAACAAATCGAGGATAGCACATCCGATTACGATAAAGAAAAATTACAAGAACGTTTAGCAAAACTTTCTGGTGGTGTTGCCGTAATTCGTGTTGGGGCTGCCACTGAAATTGAAATGAAAGAGAAAAAAGATCGTGTTGACGATGCTCAACATGCAACCCTAGCTGCGGTAGAAGAGGGTATTTTACCTGGTGGAGGGACAGCACTAGTACGTTGCATCCCCACTTTGGAGGCATTCTTGCCAATGCTAACAAACGAGGATGAACAAATCGGTGCACGAATTGTTCTAAAAGCACTCTCTGCCCCATTAAAACAAATTGCAGCCAATGCAGGGAAAGAAGGAGCTATCATCTGTCAACAAGTTCTTTCAAGATCTGCCAACGAAGGTTACGATGCCCTACGCGATGCATATACAGATATGATTGAAACAGGCATTCTTGACCCAACAAAGGTTACTCGTTCTGCTTTAGAAAGCGCAGCTTCTGTTGCAGGTCTACTCTTAACAACAGAGGCCCTAATTGCAGATATTCCAGAAGAGAAAACCGCATCTACTCCTGCAATGCCAGGAGCCGGAATGGATTATTAA
- a CDS encoding ribonuclease HII has product MDSISERQKFSEKMVFEEEVFAMGFSFVAGVDEVGRGPLAGPVVAGACILPRGKVFPEIDDSKKLTPKQRRRIREILLRDPDVYSGIGVVSVERIDEINILEATKEAMAEAVANLPLKPEFLLVDGLDLQHELPSKKIIQGDAKSASIAAASILAKEYRDDIMRELHLIYPDYGFDKHKGYGTRLHLSMLNALGPCACHRKSFSPVKQAANIV; this is encoded by the coding sequence ATGGATTCGATTAGCGAACGGCAAAAATTCTCAGAAAAAATGGTCTTTGAAGAGGAAGTATTTGCTATGGGCTTTTCCTTCGTTGCAGGAGTTGATGAAGTCGGCAGAGGTCCTCTTGCGGGCCCAGTGGTTGCTGGTGCTTGTATTTTGCCTAGGGGAAAAGTTTTCCCGGAGATCGATGATAGTAAGAAGCTCACTCCTAAACAGCGCCGCCGTATTAGGGAGATTTTATTGAGAGATCCTGATGTCTATAGTGGTATCGGTGTGGTTTCTGTAGAAAGAATAGATGAGATAAATATCTTAGAAGCCACTAAGGAGGCCATGGCTGAAGCTGTTGCTAATTTACCTTTGAAACCAGAGTTTTTACTAGTCGATGGTTTGGATCTGCAGCATGAACTCCCTTCTAAAAAAATTATCCAAGGGGATGCAAAATCAGCATCTATTGCGGCAGCGTCTATTTTGGCTAAGGAGTATCGAGATGATATTATGCGTGAGTTGCATTTAATATATCCTGACTATGGTTTTGACAAACACAAGGGCTATGGAACGCGCTTACATCTATCTATGTTAAACGCTCTTGGTCCTTGTGCTTGCCATAGAAAGAGTTTTTCTCCCGTTAAACAGGCAGCCAATATTGTATGA
- a CDS encoding AsmA family protein: MFKILKNLVLLGCCVIGYFWIRKETLVERWLSSKLHTEVSVGSISPRLSGMKIRHLCIYNIAPHAKLPYAAEIEHINIRFSLISMLLSKKIEISDLLIHGANFSVYSYEVNSPKTNWFLLWKNFFSEENQEPSSQILSTNPSKLDNIPVFIKRCLFTNARVHNAKSSDKEISVCAIPSMEFHSNLTKQIALPNLGTAITSLLYLSVEEGLYHANLPSDIVRPLSKQAHLFFISSRPNFQEDRLLFSEHSPKAREEILEFVRDLFFH, from the coding sequence ATGTTTAAAATCCTCAAAAATCTTGTTCTATTAGGATGTTGCGTGATTGGTTATTTTTGGATACGCAAAGAAACCTTAGTTGAACGTTGGTTATCATCAAAATTACATACTGAAGTATCCGTAGGCAGCATATCTCCTAGATTATCTGGAATGAAGATTCGACATCTATGTATTTACAATATAGCCCCACATGCAAAACTTCCCTATGCAGCAGAAATTGAGCATATAAACATTCGGTTTTCTTTGATATCGATGCTTTTATCCAAAAAAATAGAGATATCAGATCTACTAATTCACGGAGCAAATTTCTCAGTTTATTCTTATGAAGTGAATTCTCCAAAAACTAACTGGTTTCTTTTATGGAAGAATTTTTTTTCTGAGGAAAATCAAGAACCTTCTTCTCAGATTCTATCAACTAATCCATCAAAATTAGATAACATACCAGTGTTTATCAAAAGGTGCTTGTTTACTAATGCGCGAGTTCATAACGCTAAATCTTCTGATAAAGAGATCTCAGTTTGTGCAATTCCATCTATGGAATTTCATAGCAATTTAACAAAACAGATCGCCTTACCTAATTTAGGCACAGCTATTACATCTCTTCTTTATTTATCAGTGGAAGAAGGATTATACCATGCGAATCTTCCTAGCGATATTGTGAGACCTTTATCGAAGCAGGCTCATTTATTTTTTATTTCCTCACGCCCAAACTTTCAAGAAGATAGACTACTGTTCTCTGAACATTCTCCAAAAGCTAGAGAAGAAATACTTGAGTTTGTCCGAGATCTTTTCTTTCACTAG
- a CDS encoding co-chaperone GroES, with the protein MSDQATTLRIKPLGDRILLKREEEDSTARGGIILPDTAKKKQDRAEVLVLGTGKRNKDGEVEPFEVQVGDTVLIDKYAGQELTIDGEEYVIVQASEIMAVLK; encoded by the coding sequence ATGTCCGATCAAGCAACGACTCTCAGAATTAAACCCTTGGGTGACAGAATCTTACTCAAAAGAGAAGAAGAGGATTCTACAGCTCGTGGTGGTATTATTTTGCCAGACACAGCCAAGAAGAAACAAGATAGAGCAGAGGTTCTTGTTCTAGGCACTGGGAAACGAAATAAAGATGGCGAAGTAGAGCCTTTTGAAGTTCAAGTAGGTGATACTGTTTTGATTGACAAATACGCTGGTCAAGAGCTCACTATTGATGGCGAAGAGTACGTCATTGTTCAGGCAAGCGAAATTATGGCAGTCCTCAAGTAG